A single region of the Salvia splendens isolate huo1 chromosome 18, SspV2, whole genome shotgun sequence genome encodes:
- the LOC121777993 gene encoding uncharacterized protein LOC121777993 isoform X1 gives MALCSVTAVEGESKWERGPENDVVFAFIEKLVDPRLPYKFSINDPPSEDAHKSIARQMHAVVLLYNYYHRKQKLEFKFLDFVSFCTLALSLRPTLKPFLETICGSEVVDLNGSDVHLSLTERAVKCACDIAFSLDASKDTPSVEGYPISTVAVLLVDLEKKNCMLQLDTVTEGVWSLVEKEIDVLGTDEDITAGKKRKVKDQQPLSGHAKFLQIGFDAVKDVAGIEVSDLVVLEAHVVYSLSKEKSATQFYMMECNHSFDKNKNYDLDSLVESLQGPFVEKYLDSWVTTSLVEYHRLLPYAELISSWLPRKDSVPILSDIVTEIIKNKEAQKTAKPRVENNAQDLDNSDGKDKLGYAIDVSETRRESVDKVSENNHMKGPLSGHSIRKSQRAAVDASASRKTKTATDFFNISVPSEGTEKKNARTRSDYQNKNIPSPQLDAATKTASDFFKIPVSSQGSKKMKASVRSDYQSKNVPSTQLDANDHENGVSSKAVETTDPLKSNDGRFKEQRSMGENGGTSKQSDAVVVENYSMVVHSEARNGSVTHSEDPQNALALLNSKKQQLFSRLCAIEDTLALYEHVSDRVRDGGEAGFARQCIENIVNGKYNLLLQVENSTNSQPQKQTRNPKIYIPGISSCQVSFLLEDLEYVCVMNKWRLPRYMVQPSDGKFRANVTVDCRDNTILTSEGDAGPTPCEARESAATKMIEKLRA, from the exons ATGGCTTTGTGTTCTGTAACAGCTGTAGAAGGGGAATCAAAATGGGAAAGAGGCCCAGAAAATGATGTGGTGTTTGCATTTATTGAGAAATTGGTTGATCCAAGGTTGCCCTATAAGTTCTCCATTAACGACCCTCCTTCCGAAGATGCACATAAATCTATTGCAAGACAG ATGCATGCAGTTGTTTTGCTTTACAACTACTACCACAGGAAACAGAAACTGGAGTTcaagtttcttgattttgtatcCTTCTGTACGCTGGCTTTGTCACTGAGGCCAACTTTGAAACCATTTTTGGAAACCATATGTGGAAGTGAAGTCGTGGATTTAAATGGTTCTGATGTTCATCTCTCACTGACCGAGAGAGCTGTCAAATGTGCATGTGATATAGCTTTTTCGTTGGATGCATCAAAGGATACTCCAAGCGTAGAAGGATATCCAATATCAACGGTTGCAGTCTTGTTGGTCGACTTGGAGAAAAAAAATTGCATGCTTCAGTTGGATACTGTCACTGAAGGTGTGTGGTCGCTTGTTGAAAAGGAGATTGACGTCCTTGGTACAGATGAAGATATAACAGCAGGTAAGAAGAGGAAAGTGAAGGATCAGCAGCCATTGTCTGGTCATGCTAAGTTTCTGCAGATCGGTTTTGATGCTGTGAAGGACGTCGCAG GCATCGAAGTATCTGACCTTGTCGTGTTGGAGGCTCATGTTGTGTATTCATTAAGCAAGGAGAAGTCAGCTACTCAGTTTTATATGATGGAGTGCAATCACTCGTTTGACAAAAACAAGAATTATGATCTCGATTCTCTTGTTGAGAG TTTGCAGGGCCCTTTTGTAGAGAAGTATCTTGATTCTTGGGTGACTACCTCACTCGTCGAGTATCATCGCTTGCTTCCTTATGCAGAGTTGATCTCTAGCTGGCTTCCAAG GAAAGATTCAGTGCCTATTCTAAGTGACATTGTTACTGAGATCATCAAGAACAAGGAGGCACAGAAAACTGCTAAGCCTCGTGTAGAAAACAACGCTCAAGACTTGGATAACAGTGACGGCAAAGATAAACTTGGGTATGCCATCGATGTGTCTGAGACCAGACGTGAAAGTGTTGATAAAGTCAGTGAAAACAACCACATGAAAGGTCCCTTGTCTGGCCATTCAATACGGAAGTCTCAACGTGCAGCTGTAGATGCTAGTGCCTCACGAAAGACAAAAACTGCCACTGACTTTTTCAATATTTCTGTTCCAAGTGAGGGGACCGAGAAGAAGAACGCAAGGACGAGAAGTGATTATCAGAATAAGAACATTCCCTCTCCACAGCTTGATGCAGCAACAAAAACTGCCTCCGACTTTTTCAAAATTCCCGTTTCAAGCCAGGGAAGTAAGAAGATGAAGGCAAGCGTGAGAAGTGATTATCAGAGTAAGAACGTTCCCTCTACACAGCTTGATGCAAATGATCATGAAAATGGTGTCAGCTCGAAG GCGGTGGAAACTACTGATCCTTTGAAATCAAATGATGGTCGGTTTAAAGAGCAGAGGTCGATGGGGGAGAATGGTGGGACGAGCAAGCAAAGCGATGCTGTTGTAGTAGAAAACTACAGCATGGTGGTTCATAGTGAGGCACGGAATGGCTCTGTAACGCATTCAGAAGATCCTCAGAATGCATTGGCACTTCTCAATTCTAAAAAACAACAACTG TTTTCTCGCCTCTGTGCTATAGAAGACACACTGGCACTGTACGAGCATGTTTCTGATCGCGTGAGAGATG GTGGTGAAGCTGGTTTTGCTCGTCAGTGTATTGAAAATATCGTGAATGGGAAATATAACTTGCTGCTGCAGGTTGAAAACTCCACCAACTCTCAACCTCAAAAGCAAACCAGAAATCCCAAAATCTATATCCCTGGGATATCATCATGTCAAGTGAGCTTTCTTCTCGAG GACTTGGAATATGTATGTGTCATGAACAAATGGAGGCTGCCGAGATACATGGTGCAACCTTCCGATG GTAAGTTCCGGGCAAATGTGACCGTTGATTGCAGAGATAATACTATTCTCACTTCAGAGGGCGATGCGGGGCCCACACCTTGTGAGGCTCGGGAGTCTGCGGCCACCAAAATGATCGAGAAATTACGAGCGTGA
- the LOC121777983 gene encoding putative anthocyanidin reductase, with protein sequence MERVLVTGGEGYLASFLIKKLLERGYIVNATLRNLSDDATVGFLKGLTHSQTRLHLFEADIYNPGDFEVAIQGCAFVFHVATPLQHNENSTRYKNTTEAAVDALKMIAESCVRCKTVKKLIYTASAMAVSPLKDDGSGYKDVVDETCWTPLNLTYYPMFSDYIYSKALTEKEALRYNKHGIEVVCLVCGLIGGEATKSFVSASAYMLLAQAMKDETLYKSLRELENLGSKVAIVHVQDVVEAHIFAMETSEMNGRYLVASDFLKSTEIASLIHKHFPDIAIPKEFIEDTKRETKWDSRKMQDLGFEYKCDADKIICDSIACAKRLGAI encoded by the exons ATGGAGAGGGTGCTTGTGACTGGCGGTGAAGGCTATTTAGCTTCTTTTCTTATCAAGAAACTTTTAGAAAGGGGTTACATAGTTAATGCTACTCTTCGAAATCTAA GTGATGATGCAACGGTAGGATTCCTAAAAGGGCTAACTCATTCACAAACAAGATTGCATCTATTCGAAGCTGATATATATAATCCAGGTGATTTCGAAGTCGCTATTCAAGGATGCGCTTTTGTGTTCCACGTAGCCACGCCTTTGCAGCACAATGAAAACAGTACTCGG TACAAGAATACTACTGAGGCAGCTGTAGATGCGCTGAAAATGATAGCTGAAAGCTGCGTGAGATGTAAAACGGTGAAGAAATTGATCTACACCGCCTCGGCGATGGCGGTGTCGCCCTTGAAAGACGACGGCTCCGGCTACAAGGATGTCGTCGACGAGACCTGTTGGACTCCTCTCAATCTCACCTACTATCCAATGTTCTCT GATTATATATACTCAAAGGCATTGACCGAGAAAGAAGCATTGAGATACAACAAGCATGGAATCGAGGTGGTGTGCCTTGTTTGTGGGCTCATTGGAGGCGAAGCGACCAAATCTTTCGTCTCTGCGAGCGCGTACATGCTTTTAGCACAAGCCATGAAGGATGAAACATTATACAAAAGTTTGAGAGAATTGGAAAATTTGGGTTCCAAAGTTGCAATAGTACACGTGCAAGATGTTGTTGAAGCACACATTTTTGCAATGGAGACTTcagagatgaatgggagataTCTTGTTGCTAGTGACTTCTTGAAATCAACAGAGATtgcatctctcattcataaacATTTCCCAGACATAGCCATCCCTAAAGA GTTCATTGAAGATACAAAAAGAGAAACCAAATGGGATTCGAGAAAGATGCAGGATTTGGGATTTGAGTACAAGTGTGATGCTGATAAGATTATATGTGATAGCATTGCTTGTGCCAAGAGATTGGGTGCAATTTAA
- the LOC121777995 gene encoding transcription factor WRKY19-like, which translates to MEKVGAPEKTAITVLAEGKKLAKELKRQLDPSTTSREACDALVDSILSAYDNAITLLALIRDAASPTSEEGSDHNSKKRKTMPRWSEHVRICSGARGEAQLDDGYNWRKYGQKDILGANHPRAYYRCTHRNTQGCLATKQVQRADEDATVFEVIYRGKHSCRQERLRQHKERKEQEISLTCRNVSSLVKTENRDLNDSKEEEDLPAFSFPSTPIECENVEPQFFSEPNRLITASYSPSFLSPATSESYFSPSPCLVNDFDIGHSLESDFGEIISNLTPITDFSLGDFDISIDAVDFESHLLDAIEFV; encoded by the exons atGGAGAAGGTTGGAGCTCCGGAGAAGACTGCAATAACCGTGTTAGCTGAGGGGAAGAAGCTCGCGAAAGAGCTGAAGAGGCAGCTCGACCCCTCTACAACTTCAAGAGAGGCATGCGATGCTTTGGTGGATAGCATTCTCTCTGCCTACGATAATGCAATTACGCTTCTTGCTCTCATCCGAGACGCCGCCTCTCCCACAAGTGAAGAAGGCTCTGATcacaattccaagaaaag GAAGACTATGCCGAGATGGAGTGAGCACGTGCGGATTTGTTCAGGGGCAAGGGGTGAAGCCCAGCTTGATGATGGCTATAATTGGAGGAAATATGGGCAGAAAGATATTTTGGGGGCTAATCATCCAAG GGCATATTATAGATGCACGCATCGCAACACGCAAGGATGCTTGGCAACGAAGCAGGTGCAACGAGCAGACGAGGACGCGACAGTGTTTGAGGTCATCTACCGAGGGAAGCACAGCTGCAGGCAGGAGAGGCTGAGGCAGCACAAAGAAAGGAAGGAGCAAGAGATCAGCCTAACGTGTAGGAATGTGTCGAGCCTCGTTAAGACTGAGAACCGGGATCTAAATGATTCCAAAGAGGAGGAGGATCTTCCAGCTTTCTCATTCCCTTCCACTCCAATTGAGTGTGAAAATGTGGAGCCTCAGTTCTTCTCAGAGCCTAATAGGTTGATCACAGCGAGCTACTCGCCCTCGTTCCTGTCCCCAGCAACCTCCGAGTCCTATTTCTCGCCCTCGCCATGCCTTGTGAATGATTTTGACATTGGCCACAGCTTGGAGTCTGATTTTGGCGAGATTATCTCAAATCTAACACCAATCACAGACTTCTCTTTAGGAGATTTCGATATCTCCATTGATGCAGTGGATTTCGAATCTCACCTCCTCGATGCCATCGAATTCGTCTAG
- the LOC121777993 gene encoding uncharacterized protein LOC121777993 isoform X4 — MALCSVTAVEGESKWERGPENDVVFAFIEKLVDPRLPYKFSINDPPSEDAHKSIARQMHAVVLLYNYYHRKQKLEFKFLDFVSFCTLALSLRPTLKPFLETICGSEVVDLNGSDVHLSLTERAVKCACDIAFSLDASKDTPSVEGYPISTVAVLLVDLEKKNCMLQLDTVTEGVWSLVEKEIDVLGTDEDITAGKKRKVKDQQPLSGHAKFLQIGFDAVKDVAGIEVSDLVVLEAHVVYSLSKEKSATQFYMMECNHSFDKNKNYDLDSLVESLQGPFVEKYLDSWVTTSLVEYHRLLPYAELISSWLPRKDSVPILSDIVTEIIKNKEAQKTAKPRVENNAQDLDNSDGKDKLGYAIDVSETRRESVDKVSENNHMKGPLSGHSIRKSQRAAVDASASRKTKTATDFFNISVPSEGTEKKNARTRSDYQNKNIPSPQLDAATKTASDFFKIPVSSQGSKKMKASVRSDYQSKNVPSTQLDANDHENGVSSKAVETTDPLKSNDGRFKEQRSMGENGGTSKQSDAVVVENYSMVVHSEARNGSVTHSEDPQNALALLNSKKQQLFSRLCAIEDTLALYEHVSDRVRDG; from the exons ATGGCTTTGTGTTCTGTAACAGCTGTAGAAGGGGAATCAAAATGGGAAAGAGGCCCAGAAAATGATGTGGTGTTTGCATTTATTGAGAAATTGGTTGATCCAAGGTTGCCCTATAAGTTCTCCATTAACGACCCTCCTTCCGAAGATGCACATAAATCTATTGCAAGACAG ATGCATGCAGTTGTTTTGCTTTACAACTACTACCACAGGAAACAGAAACTGGAGTTcaagtttcttgattttgtatcCTTCTGTACGCTGGCTTTGTCACTGAGGCCAACTTTGAAACCATTTTTGGAAACCATATGTGGAAGTGAAGTCGTGGATTTAAATGGTTCTGATGTTCATCTCTCACTGACCGAGAGAGCTGTCAAATGTGCATGTGATATAGCTTTTTCGTTGGATGCATCAAAGGATACTCCAAGCGTAGAAGGATATCCAATATCAACGGTTGCAGTCTTGTTGGTCGACTTGGAGAAAAAAAATTGCATGCTTCAGTTGGATACTGTCACTGAAGGTGTGTGGTCGCTTGTTGAAAAGGAGATTGACGTCCTTGGTACAGATGAAGATATAACAGCAGGTAAGAAGAGGAAAGTGAAGGATCAGCAGCCATTGTCTGGTCATGCTAAGTTTCTGCAGATCGGTTTTGATGCTGTGAAGGACGTCGCAG GCATCGAAGTATCTGACCTTGTCGTGTTGGAGGCTCATGTTGTGTATTCATTAAGCAAGGAGAAGTCAGCTACTCAGTTTTATATGATGGAGTGCAATCACTCGTTTGACAAAAACAAGAATTATGATCTCGATTCTCTTGTTGAGAG TTTGCAGGGCCCTTTTGTAGAGAAGTATCTTGATTCTTGGGTGACTACCTCACTCGTCGAGTATCATCGCTTGCTTCCTTATGCAGAGTTGATCTCTAGCTGGCTTCCAAG GAAAGATTCAGTGCCTATTCTAAGTGACATTGTTACTGAGATCATCAAGAACAAGGAGGCACAGAAAACTGCTAAGCCTCGTGTAGAAAACAACGCTCAAGACTTGGATAACAGTGACGGCAAAGATAAACTTGGGTATGCCATCGATGTGTCTGAGACCAGACGTGAAAGTGTTGATAAAGTCAGTGAAAACAACCACATGAAAGGTCCCTTGTCTGGCCATTCAATACGGAAGTCTCAACGTGCAGCTGTAGATGCTAGTGCCTCACGAAAGACAAAAACTGCCACTGACTTTTTCAATATTTCTGTTCCAAGTGAGGGGACCGAGAAGAAGAACGCAAGGACGAGAAGTGATTATCAGAATAAGAACATTCCCTCTCCACAGCTTGATGCAGCAACAAAAACTGCCTCCGACTTTTTCAAAATTCCCGTTTCAAGCCAGGGAAGTAAGAAGATGAAGGCAAGCGTGAGAAGTGATTATCAGAGTAAGAACGTTCCCTCTACACAGCTTGATGCAAATGATCATGAAAATGGTGTCAGCTCGAAG GCGGTGGAAACTACTGATCCTTTGAAATCAAATGATGGTCGGTTTAAAGAGCAGAGGTCGATGGGGGAGAATGGTGGGACGAGCAAGCAAAGCGATGCTGTTGTAGTAGAAAACTACAGCATGGTGGTTCATAGTGAGGCACGGAATGGCTCTGTAACGCATTCAGAAGATCCTCAGAATGCATTGGCACTTCTCAATTCTAAAAAACAACAACTG TTTTCTCGCCTCTGTGCTATAGAAGACACACTGGCACTGTACGAGCATGTTTCTGATCGCGTGAGAGATG GTTGA
- the LOC121777993 gene encoding uncharacterized protein LOC121777993 isoform X2: MALCSVTAVEGESKWERGPENDVVFAFIEKLVDPRLPYKFSINDPPSEDAHKSIARQMHAVVLLYNYYHRKQKLEFKFLDFVSFCTLALSLRPTLKPFLETICGSEVVDLNGSDVHLSLTERAVKCACDIAFSLDASKDTPSVEGYPISTVAVLLVDLEKKNCMLQLDTVTEGVWSLVEKEIDVLGTDEDITAGKKRKVKDQQPLSGHAKFLQIGFDAVKDVAGIEVSDLVVLEAHVVYSLSKEKSATQFYMMECNHSFDKNKNYDLDSLVESLQGPFVEKYLDSWVTTSLVEYHRLLPYAELISSWLPRKDSVPILSDIVTEIIKNKEAQKTAKPRVENNAQDLDNSDGKDKLGYAIDVSETRRESVDKVSENNHMKGPLSGHSIRKSQRAAVDASASRKTKTATDFFNISVPSEGTEKKNARTRSDYQNKNIPSPQLDAATKTASDFFKIPVSSQGSKKMKASVRSDYQSKNVPSTQLDANDHENGVSSKAVETTDPLKSNDGRFKEQRSMGENGGTSKQSDAVVVENYSMVVHSEARNGSVTHSEDPQNALALLNSKKQQLFSRLCAIEDTLALYEHVSDRVRDAGFARQCIENIVNGKYNLLLQVENSTNSQPQKQTRNPKIYIPGISSCQVSFLLEDLEYVCVMNKWRLPRYMVQPSDGKFRANVTVDCRDNTILTSEGDAGPTPCEARESAATKMIEKLRA, translated from the exons ATGGCTTTGTGTTCTGTAACAGCTGTAGAAGGGGAATCAAAATGGGAAAGAGGCCCAGAAAATGATGTGGTGTTTGCATTTATTGAGAAATTGGTTGATCCAAGGTTGCCCTATAAGTTCTCCATTAACGACCCTCCTTCCGAAGATGCACATAAATCTATTGCAAGACAG ATGCATGCAGTTGTTTTGCTTTACAACTACTACCACAGGAAACAGAAACTGGAGTTcaagtttcttgattttgtatcCTTCTGTACGCTGGCTTTGTCACTGAGGCCAACTTTGAAACCATTTTTGGAAACCATATGTGGAAGTGAAGTCGTGGATTTAAATGGTTCTGATGTTCATCTCTCACTGACCGAGAGAGCTGTCAAATGTGCATGTGATATAGCTTTTTCGTTGGATGCATCAAAGGATACTCCAAGCGTAGAAGGATATCCAATATCAACGGTTGCAGTCTTGTTGGTCGACTTGGAGAAAAAAAATTGCATGCTTCAGTTGGATACTGTCACTGAAGGTGTGTGGTCGCTTGTTGAAAAGGAGATTGACGTCCTTGGTACAGATGAAGATATAACAGCAGGTAAGAAGAGGAAAGTGAAGGATCAGCAGCCATTGTCTGGTCATGCTAAGTTTCTGCAGATCGGTTTTGATGCTGTGAAGGACGTCGCAG GCATCGAAGTATCTGACCTTGTCGTGTTGGAGGCTCATGTTGTGTATTCATTAAGCAAGGAGAAGTCAGCTACTCAGTTTTATATGATGGAGTGCAATCACTCGTTTGACAAAAACAAGAATTATGATCTCGATTCTCTTGTTGAGAG TTTGCAGGGCCCTTTTGTAGAGAAGTATCTTGATTCTTGGGTGACTACCTCACTCGTCGAGTATCATCGCTTGCTTCCTTATGCAGAGTTGATCTCTAGCTGGCTTCCAAG GAAAGATTCAGTGCCTATTCTAAGTGACATTGTTACTGAGATCATCAAGAACAAGGAGGCACAGAAAACTGCTAAGCCTCGTGTAGAAAACAACGCTCAAGACTTGGATAACAGTGACGGCAAAGATAAACTTGGGTATGCCATCGATGTGTCTGAGACCAGACGTGAAAGTGTTGATAAAGTCAGTGAAAACAACCACATGAAAGGTCCCTTGTCTGGCCATTCAATACGGAAGTCTCAACGTGCAGCTGTAGATGCTAGTGCCTCACGAAAGACAAAAACTGCCACTGACTTTTTCAATATTTCTGTTCCAAGTGAGGGGACCGAGAAGAAGAACGCAAGGACGAGAAGTGATTATCAGAATAAGAACATTCCCTCTCCACAGCTTGATGCAGCAACAAAAACTGCCTCCGACTTTTTCAAAATTCCCGTTTCAAGCCAGGGAAGTAAGAAGATGAAGGCAAGCGTGAGAAGTGATTATCAGAGTAAGAACGTTCCCTCTACACAGCTTGATGCAAATGATCATGAAAATGGTGTCAGCTCGAAG GCGGTGGAAACTACTGATCCTTTGAAATCAAATGATGGTCGGTTTAAAGAGCAGAGGTCGATGGGGGAGAATGGTGGGACGAGCAAGCAAAGCGATGCTGTTGTAGTAGAAAACTACAGCATGGTGGTTCATAGTGAGGCACGGAATGGCTCTGTAACGCATTCAGAAGATCCTCAGAATGCATTGGCACTTCTCAATTCTAAAAAACAACAACTG TTTTCTCGCCTCTGTGCTATAGAAGACACACTGGCACTGTACGAGCATGTTTCTGATCGCGTGAGAGATG CTGGTTTTGCTCGTCAGTGTATTGAAAATATCGTGAATGGGAAATATAACTTGCTGCTGCAGGTTGAAAACTCCACCAACTCTCAACCTCAAAAGCAAACCAGAAATCCCAAAATCTATATCCCTGGGATATCATCATGTCAAGTGAGCTTTCTTCTCGAG GACTTGGAATATGTATGTGTCATGAACAAATGGAGGCTGCCGAGATACATGGTGCAACCTTCCGATG GTAAGTTCCGGGCAAATGTGACCGTTGATTGCAGAGATAATACTATTCTCACTTCAGAGGGCGATGCGGGGCCCACACCTTGTGAGGCTCGGGAGTCTGCGGCCACCAAAATGATCGAGAAATTACGAGCGTGA
- the LOC121777993 gene encoding uncharacterized protein LOC121777993 isoform X3, with translation MALCSVTAVEGESKWERGPENDVVFAFIEKLVDPRLPYKFSINDPPSEDAHKSIARQMHAVVLLYNYYHRKQKLEFKFLDFVSFCTLALSLRPTLKPFLETICGSEVVDLNGSDVHLSLTERAVKCACDIAFSLDASKDTPSVEGYPISTVAVLLVDLEKKNCMLQLDTVTEGVWSLVEKEIDVLGTDEDITAGKKRKVKDQQPLSGHAKFLQIGFDAVKDVAGIEVSDLVVLEAHVVYSLSKEKSATQFYMMECNHSFDKNKNYDLDSLVESLQGPFVEKYLDSWVTTSLVEYHRLLPYAELISSWLPRKDSVPILSDIVTEIIKNKEAQKTAKPRVENNAQDLDNSDGKDKLGYAIDVSETRRESVDKVSENNHMKGPLSGHSIRKSQRAAVDASASRKTKTATDFFNISVPSEGTEKKNARTRSDYQNKNIPSPQLDAATKTASDFFKIPVSSQGSKKMKASVRSDYQSKNVPSTQLDANDHENGVSSKAVETTDPLKSNDGRFKEQRSMGENGGTSKQSDAVVVENYSMVVHSEARNGSVTHSEDPQNALALLNSKKQQLFSRLCAIEDTLALYEHVSDRVRDGGEAGFARQCIENIVNGKYNLLLQVENSTNSQPQKQTRNPKIYIPGISSCQDLEYVCVMNKWRLPRYMVQPSDGKFRANVTVDCRDNTILTSEGDAGPTPCEARESAATKMIEKLRA, from the exons ATGGCTTTGTGTTCTGTAACAGCTGTAGAAGGGGAATCAAAATGGGAAAGAGGCCCAGAAAATGATGTGGTGTTTGCATTTATTGAGAAATTGGTTGATCCAAGGTTGCCCTATAAGTTCTCCATTAACGACCCTCCTTCCGAAGATGCACATAAATCTATTGCAAGACAG ATGCATGCAGTTGTTTTGCTTTACAACTACTACCACAGGAAACAGAAACTGGAGTTcaagtttcttgattttgtatcCTTCTGTACGCTGGCTTTGTCACTGAGGCCAACTTTGAAACCATTTTTGGAAACCATATGTGGAAGTGAAGTCGTGGATTTAAATGGTTCTGATGTTCATCTCTCACTGACCGAGAGAGCTGTCAAATGTGCATGTGATATAGCTTTTTCGTTGGATGCATCAAAGGATACTCCAAGCGTAGAAGGATATCCAATATCAACGGTTGCAGTCTTGTTGGTCGACTTGGAGAAAAAAAATTGCATGCTTCAGTTGGATACTGTCACTGAAGGTGTGTGGTCGCTTGTTGAAAAGGAGATTGACGTCCTTGGTACAGATGAAGATATAACAGCAGGTAAGAAGAGGAAAGTGAAGGATCAGCAGCCATTGTCTGGTCATGCTAAGTTTCTGCAGATCGGTTTTGATGCTGTGAAGGACGTCGCAG GCATCGAAGTATCTGACCTTGTCGTGTTGGAGGCTCATGTTGTGTATTCATTAAGCAAGGAGAAGTCAGCTACTCAGTTTTATATGATGGAGTGCAATCACTCGTTTGACAAAAACAAGAATTATGATCTCGATTCTCTTGTTGAGAG TTTGCAGGGCCCTTTTGTAGAGAAGTATCTTGATTCTTGGGTGACTACCTCACTCGTCGAGTATCATCGCTTGCTTCCTTATGCAGAGTTGATCTCTAGCTGGCTTCCAAG GAAAGATTCAGTGCCTATTCTAAGTGACATTGTTACTGAGATCATCAAGAACAAGGAGGCACAGAAAACTGCTAAGCCTCGTGTAGAAAACAACGCTCAAGACTTGGATAACAGTGACGGCAAAGATAAACTTGGGTATGCCATCGATGTGTCTGAGACCAGACGTGAAAGTGTTGATAAAGTCAGTGAAAACAACCACATGAAAGGTCCCTTGTCTGGCCATTCAATACGGAAGTCTCAACGTGCAGCTGTAGATGCTAGTGCCTCACGAAAGACAAAAACTGCCACTGACTTTTTCAATATTTCTGTTCCAAGTGAGGGGACCGAGAAGAAGAACGCAAGGACGAGAAGTGATTATCAGAATAAGAACATTCCCTCTCCACAGCTTGATGCAGCAACAAAAACTGCCTCCGACTTTTTCAAAATTCCCGTTTCAAGCCAGGGAAGTAAGAAGATGAAGGCAAGCGTGAGAAGTGATTATCAGAGTAAGAACGTTCCCTCTACACAGCTTGATGCAAATGATCATGAAAATGGTGTCAGCTCGAAG GCGGTGGAAACTACTGATCCTTTGAAATCAAATGATGGTCGGTTTAAAGAGCAGAGGTCGATGGGGGAGAATGGTGGGACGAGCAAGCAAAGCGATGCTGTTGTAGTAGAAAACTACAGCATGGTGGTTCATAGTGAGGCACGGAATGGCTCTGTAACGCATTCAGAAGATCCTCAGAATGCATTGGCACTTCTCAATTCTAAAAAACAACAACTG TTTTCTCGCCTCTGTGCTATAGAAGACACACTGGCACTGTACGAGCATGTTTCTGATCGCGTGAGAGATG GTGGTGAAGCTGGTTTTGCTCGTCAGTGTATTGAAAATATCGTGAATGGGAAATATAACTTGCTGCTGCAGGTTGAAAACTCCACCAACTCTCAACCTCAAAAGCAAACCAGAAATCCCAAAATCTATATCCCTGGGATATCATCATGTCAA GACTTGGAATATGTATGTGTCATGAACAAATGGAGGCTGCCGAGATACATGGTGCAACCTTCCGATG GTAAGTTCCGGGCAAATGTGACCGTTGATTGCAGAGATAATACTATTCTCACTTCAGAGGGCGATGCGGGGCCCACACCTTGTGAGGCTCGGGAGTCTGCGGCCACCAAAATGATCGAGAAATTACGAGCGTGA